One Rhodothermales bacterium genomic window carries:
- the rimP gene encoding ribosome maturation factor RimP, with protein sequence MSITVEPEYDPLTARVRKIIEEVISDPPFFLVEVSVRGREGARVVEVFVDQDEGISIDALADLSREIGFLLETEDVIKGRYHLNVSSPGADRPLGHPRQFRRHKGRPVRLVHRAEDGAEHTVRGVIGAAGEDDVELEISEGQTRRFRYAEIAEARIELPW encoded by the coding sequence ATGAGCATTACGGTTGAACCGGAATACGATCCGCTGACCGCCCGCGTGCGGAAGATCATCGAAGAGGTGATCTCCGATCCGCCGTTTTTTCTGGTGGAGGTGTCCGTGCGCGGACGGGAAGGCGCACGCGTCGTGGAAGTCTTCGTCGATCAGGATGAAGGCATCTCGATCGACGCCCTTGCGGACCTGAGCCGGGAAATCGGATTTTTGCTGGAAACCGAAGATGTCATCAAGGGGCGTTATCATTTAAACGTCTCTTCGCCGGGGGCCGACAGGCCGCTGGGGCATCCCAGGCAATTCCGCCGACATAAAGGGCGCCCTGTGCGCCTCGTCCACCGGGCCGAAGACGGCGCCGAGCACACGGTGCGCGGCGTCATCGGAGCGGCCGGCGAAGACGATGTAGAACTTGAAATCTCAGAGGGTCAGACGCGACGCTTCCGGTATGCGGAGATCGCGGAAGCCAGGATCGAGCTGCCCTGGTAA